The following DNA comes from Cyprinus carpio isolate SPL01 chromosome A4, ASM1834038v1, whole genome shotgun sequence.
ttattacaaaatcttgccattcattcacattcattctttgtgttgttgttcttgtttctGCTGTGTGGATAGATATGATCAGACAGGAGACCCGCAGCAGGATTCTCACCACCCAGTAGATTATGAACTACAGAGAATCAAAGACCAACATaaaaccagcatgaagaacaaATATGAGAGCTTATTTGAGGGAATTAACCTACACCAAACCCTGCTGAACAggatctacacacagctctacctcatagagagagagagtcaaaggGTGAATGAAGAACACGAGGTTTTTCAaatggagaaaacagccagaaaaCAACACTCACAAGACATTCCAATCtgctgcaatgacatctttaaagcctcaCCTGAACCAGGATGTGAGGACAAAGACCAAATCAAGaatgttcttactaaaggcatggCTGGAATTGGAAAAACTGTCTCTGTGCAGAAATTCATTTTAGACTGGGCCGAGGGAAAGGTCAATCAAGATGTAGATTttatgtttgtgcttccatttcgagagctgaacttgattaaggatcatcagtacagtcttcacagacttctgctggactttcatcctgaacttcaagatctggactcaaagatttatgaggagtgtaaagttgtgttcatctttgatggtctggatgaaagcagaatcacactgataTTTTCAGATGAGCAGAAAATTTCTGATGTGACTGAGACTTCAACAGTGGATGTGTTAATATCCAACCTGatgaaaggagagctgcttccctctgctctcatctggatcacctccagaccagcagcagccaatcagatcccctccaaatacatcAACCGTCTGACTGAAATTCAGGGATTCAatgagcctcagaaggaggaatatttcaggaagagaatcagtgaccaGCATCaggccagcagaatcatctcacacatcaaaagagcaagaagcctccacatcatgtgccacatccctgtattctgctggatctcatccactgtgcttcagaagctcctggaagaaAATCTGAgagcagaaatccctcaaactctgactgaaatgtacatccacttcctgctgattcagatcaacgTGAGGAATCAGAAGTATGAAGACGGAGACAGAGAGACactcctgcagtccaacagaaaagtgattgtgaaacttgctgaactggctttcaaacagctgatgaagggcaatgtgatgttctatgaggaggacctgagagAGAGTGGCATAGATGTCACTGATGCCTCGGTttattctgggatttgcactgagatcttcAAAGAGGAATCTGTGATTCTTCACAGGAAAGTGTACTGCTTCATACATTTGAGCTTTCAAGAGTTTCTAGCTGCTTTTTATGAGTTTTACTGTCACCTGATGAAGAACTCAGAGTTTTTGGATGACAAACATGATAGTTACACATCTAAGAAAAACACTTTGTATGAGCTATTAACGTCAGCAGTTGATCAAACCCTTCAGATTGaaaatggacacctggatctttttTTGCGGTTTCTGCTAGGCAtttcactggagtccaatcagagactcttagaGGATCTGCTGACACAAacagagaacagctcagagacCATCAGAGAaaccacacagtacattaaagacAGGATCAAGAGATTTTACTTATCAGCTGACAGATCAATCCTGCCATTGAATGATTGTTATAATCATCTTTCAGCTGACAGATCCATCAACCTGTTTCTCTGTCTACTGGAAGTAAATGATCAGACATTATATAGAGAGATCCAGGTGTTTCTGGAATCAGACAAAGTCTCAGATAATAAACTCTCTGCTGCACATTGCTCAGCAATAgcctacatgcttcagatgtcagaAGAGGTGCTAGACAAGTTTGAGCCCATGAAATACAACACAACAGATGAGGGTAGACGGAGGCTGATACCAGCTGTGATGAACTACAGAAAAGCT
Coding sequences within:
- the LOC109079857 gene encoding NACHT, LRR and PYD domains-containing protein 12-like isoform X1, which codes for MSHYEEREEADIVHYQNQSAASPEPSCVSIKSDISINLPPYLSDGSMTIDPSDTKKKGSESPEPSCVSIKSDISINLPPYLSDGAVTIDPRYDQTGDPQQDSHHPVDYELQRIKDQHKTSMKNKYESLFEGINLHQTLLNRIYTQLYLIERESQRVNEEHEVFQMEKTARKQHSQDIPICCNDIFKASPEPGCEDKDQIKNVLTKGMAGIGKTVSVQKFILDWAEGKVNQDVDFMFVLPFRELNLIKDHQYSLHRLLLDFHPELQDLDSKIYEECKVVFIFDGLDESRITLIFSDEQKISDVTETSTVDVLISNLMKGELLPSALIWITSRPAAANQIPSKYINRLTEIQGFNEPQKEEYFRKRISDQHQASRIISHIKRARSLHIMCHIPVFCWISSTVLQKLLEENLRAEIPQTLTEMYIHFLLIQINVRNQKYEDGDRETLLQSNRKVIVKLAELAFKQLMKGNVMFYEEDLRESGIDVTDASVYSGICTEIFKEESVILHRKVYCFIHLSFQEFLAAFYEFYCHLMKNSEFLDDKHDSYTSKKNTLYELLTSAVDQTLQIENGHLDLFLRFLLGISLESNQRLLEDLLTQTENSSETIRETTQYIKDRIKRFYLSADRSILPLNDCYNHLSADRSINLFLCLLEVNDQTLYREIQVFLESDKVSDNKLSAAHCSAIAYMLQMSEEVLDKFEPMKYNTTDEGRRRLIPAVMNYRKALLAGCRLSDQCCENLSSALQSSNSHLRELDLSNNNLQDSGLKLLSTGLKSSHCQLKILRLAGCGLSHYHCESLSSALQSSNSHLRSLDLSNNDLQDSGVKLLSGGLKSFHCQLNILRLAGCRFTGQCCESLSSALQSSKSCLRELDLSNNDLQDSGVKLLSAGLSDCQLNILRLVTCNLTGQCCESLSSALQSSSSCLTELDLSNNDLQDSGVKLLSAGLKSLHCQLNILRLSGCMVTEEGCRYISSALSLNPSHLIELDLSYNHPGESGVKLLSDTLKHPNCPLDKLNMDHGGEFRITAGLRKYACDLTLDPNTANTHLILSEENRKVTRVVEYQSYAVHPDRFDVRPQVLCRESLSGRCYWEAEWSGYAGISMTYKGISRKGWSRDCEFGYDENSWSLICSDDTFIAFHNYKLNVIRVPSELSNRIGVYVDMSAGTLSFYSVSDTNTLRHLHTFNNTFTESLYAGFGFGFYHLNSSVSLYQIEKSSNNRYRNLSHTHE
- the LOC109079857 gene encoding NACHT, LRR and PYD domains-containing protein 12-like isoform X2 encodes the protein MSHYEEREEADIVHYQNQSAASPEPSCVSIKSDISINLPPYLSDGSMTIDPRYDQTGDPQQDSHHPVDYELQRIKDQHKTSMKNKYESLFEGINLHQTLLNRIYTQLYLIERESQRVNEEHEVFQMEKTARKQHSQDIPICCNDIFKASPEPGCEDKDQIKNVLTKGMAGIGKTVSVQKFILDWAEGKVNQDVDFMFVLPFRELNLIKDHQYSLHRLLLDFHPELQDLDSKIYEECKVVFIFDGLDESRITLIFSDEQKISDVTETSTVDVLISNLMKGELLPSALIWITSRPAAANQIPSKYINRLTEIQGFNEPQKEEYFRKRISDQHQASRIISHIKRARSLHIMCHIPVFCWISSTVLQKLLEENLRAEIPQTLTEMYIHFLLIQINVRNQKYEDGDRETLLQSNRKVIVKLAELAFKQLMKGNVMFYEEDLRESGIDVTDASVYSGICTEIFKEESVILHRKVYCFIHLSFQEFLAAFYEFYCHLMKNSEFLDDKHDSYTSKKNTLYELLTSAVDQTLQIENGHLDLFLRFLLGISLESNQRLLEDLLTQTENSSETIRETTQYIKDRIKRFYLSADRSILPLNDCYNHLSADRSINLFLCLLEVNDQTLYREIQVFLESDKVSDNKLSAAHCSAIAYMLQMSEEVLDKFEPMKYNTTDEGRRRLIPAVMNYRKALLAGCRLSDQCCENLSSALQSSNSHLRELDLSNNNLQDSGLKLLSTGLKSSHCQLKILRLAGCGLSHYHCESLSSALQSSNSHLRSLDLSNNDLQDSGVKLLSGGLKSFHCQLNILRLAGCRFTGQCCESLSSALQSSKSCLRELDLSNNDLQDSGVKLLSAGLSDCQLNILRLVTCNLTGQCCESLSSALQSSSSCLTELDLSNNDLQDSGVKLLSAGLKSLHCQLNILRLSGCMVTEEGCRYISSALSLNPSHLIELDLSYNHPGESGVKLLSDTLKHPNCPLDKLNMDHGGEFRITAGLRKYACDLTLDPNTANTHLILSEENRKVTRVVEYQSYAVHPDRFDVRPQVLCRESLSGRCYWEAEWSGYAGISMTYKGISRKGWSRDCEFGYDENSWSLICSDDTFIAFHNYKLNVIRVPSELSNRIGVYVDMSAGTLSFYSVSDTNTLRHLHTFNNTFTESLYAGFGFGFYHLNSSVSLYQIEKSSNNRYRNLSHTHE
- the LOC109079857 gene encoding NACHT, LRR and PYD domains-containing protein 12-like isoform X3: MTIDPSDTKKKGSESPEPSCVSIKSDISINLPPYLSDGAVTIDPRYDQTGDPQQDSHHPVDYELQRIKDQHKTSMKNKYESLFEGINLHQTLLNRIYTQLYLIERESQRVNEEHEVFQMEKTARKQHSQDIPICCNDIFKASPEPGCEDKDQIKNVLTKGMAGIGKTVSVQKFILDWAEGKVNQDVDFMFVLPFRELNLIKDHQYSLHRLLLDFHPELQDLDSKIYEECKVVFIFDGLDESRITLIFSDEQKISDVTETSTVDVLISNLMKGELLPSALIWITSRPAAANQIPSKYINRLTEIQGFNEPQKEEYFRKRISDQHQASRIISHIKRARSLHIMCHIPVFCWISSTVLQKLLEENLRAEIPQTLTEMYIHFLLIQINVRNQKYEDGDRETLLQSNRKVIVKLAELAFKQLMKGNVMFYEEDLRESGIDVTDASVYSGICTEIFKEESVILHRKVYCFIHLSFQEFLAAFYEFYCHLMKNSEFLDDKHDSYTSKKNTLYELLTSAVDQTLQIENGHLDLFLRFLLGISLESNQRLLEDLLTQTENSSETIRETTQYIKDRIKRFYLSADRSILPLNDCYNHLSADRSINLFLCLLEVNDQTLYREIQVFLESDKVSDNKLSAAHCSAIAYMLQMSEEVLDKFEPMKYNTTDEGRRRLIPAVMNYRKALLAGCRLSDQCCENLSSALQSSNSHLRELDLSNNNLQDSGLKLLSTGLKSSHCQLKILRLAGCGLSHYHCESLSSALQSSNSHLRSLDLSNNDLQDSGVKLLSGGLKSFHCQLNILRLAGCRFTGQCCESLSSALQSSKSCLRELDLSNNDLQDSGVKLLSAGLSDCQLNILRLVTCNLTGQCCESLSSALQSSSSCLTELDLSNNDLQDSGVKLLSAGLKSLHCQLNILRLSGCMVTEEGCRYISSALSLNPSHLIELDLSYNHPGESGVKLLSDTLKHPNCPLDKLNMDHGGEFRITAGLRKYACDLTLDPNTANTHLILSEENRKVTRVVEYQSYAVHPDRFDVRPQVLCRESLSGRCYWEAEWSGYAGISMTYKGISRKGWSRDCEFGYDENSWSLICSDDTFIAFHNYKLNVIRVPSELSNRIGVYVDMSAGTLSFYSVSDTNTLRHLHTFNNTFTESLYAGFGFGFYHLNSSVSLYQIEKSSNNRYRNLSHTHE
- the LOC109079857 gene encoding NACHT, LRR and PYD domains-containing protein 12-like isoform X4, producing the protein MKNKYESLFEGINLHQTLLNRIYTQLYLIERESQRVNEEHEVFQMEKTARKQHSQDIPICCNDIFKASPEPGCEDKDQIKNVLTKGMAGIGKTVSVQKFILDWAEGKVNQDVDFMFVLPFRELNLIKDHQYSLHRLLLDFHPELQDLDSKIYEECKVVFIFDGLDESRITLIFSDEQKISDVTETSTVDVLISNLMKGELLPSALIWITSRPAAANQIPSKYINRLTEIQGFNEPQKEEYFRKRISDQHQASRIISHIKRARSLHIMCHIPVFCWISSTVLQKLLEENLRAEIPQTLTEMYIHFLLIQINVRNQKYEDGDRETLLQSNRKVIVKLAELAFKQLMKGNVMFYEEDLRESGIDVTDASVYSGICTEIFKEESVILHRKVYCFIHLSFQEFLAAFYEFYCHLMKNSEFLDDKHDSYTSKKNTLYELLTSAVDQTLQIENGHLDLFLRFLLGISLESNQRLLEDLLTQTENSSETIRETTQYIKDRIKRFYLSADRSILPLNDCYNHLSADRSINLFLCLLEVNDQTLYREIQVFLESDKVSDNKLSAAHCSAIAYMLQMSEEVLDKFEPMKYNTTDEGRRRLIPAVMNYRKALLAGCRLSDQCCENLSSALQSSNSHLRELDLSNNNLQDSGLKLLSTGLKSSHCQLKILRLAGCGLSHYHCESLSSALQSSNSHLRSLDLSNNDLQDSGVKLLSGGLKSFHCQLNILRLAGCRFTGQCCESLSSALQSSKSCLRELDLSNNDLQDSGVKLLSAGLSDCQLNILRLVTCNLTGQCCESLSSALQSSSSCLTELDLSNNDLQDSGVKLLSAGLKSLHCQLNILRLSGCMVTEEGCRYISSALSLNPSHLIELDLSYNHPGESGVKLLSDTLKHPNCPLDKLNMDHGGEFRITAGLRKYACDLTLDPNTANTHLILSEENRKVTRVVEYQSYAVHPDRFDVRPQVLCRESLSGRCYWEAEWSGYAGISMTYKGISRKGWSRDCEFGYDENSWSLICSDDTFIAFHNYKLNVIRVPSELSNRIGVYVDMSAGTLSFYSVSDTNTLRHLHTFNNTFTESLYAGFGFGFYHLNSSVSLYQIEKSSNNRYRNLSHTHE